A region from the Natranaerovirga pectinivora genome encodes:
- a CDS encoding delta-lactam-biosynthetic de-N-acetylase produces the protein MKTLKALLILAAVIVLVYQVSSSMNESKEKEVIKIVDGEDAVGDEKDEDMDYVVDGPIEEEIVVVEEPLESEDSQSEDNEKEVVVEVEQPVKPTPPVPPVVSNNKVTIDGRVLSNEKKSWWFSRNTENKRPTAQRDMNIAQYDAYYVVETDEKVMYLTFDEGYEYGFTPKILDVLKENDVHAAFFVTKPYIVNNPELVIRMVDEGHLVANHSVKHKSMPTLSDEEVIWEIQETERYFEEVTGHKMDPFFRPPMGEYSERVLYLTQREGYKSIFWSIAYRDWVVDDQPGVEFVYNHFRHNHHPGAIPLVHAVSESNTEALDSVLKAMLELGYRFGSLYELE, from the coding sequence ATGAAGACACTGAAGGCGCTTTTGATTTTGGCTGCTGTTATTGTTTTGGTATATCAAGTTTCTAGTAGTATGAATGAGTCTAAGGAGAAGGAAGTTATAAAGATTGTTGATGGAGAAGATGCTGTTGGTGATGAAAAAGATGAAGATATGGATTATGTCGTGGATGGTCCCATCGAGGAAGAGATCGTAGTAGTTGAAGAGCCTCTTGAATCTGAGGATTCTCAAAGTGAGGATAATGAGAAAGAAGTTGTTGTGGAGGTAGAGCAACCTGTAAAGCCAACGCCACCAGTGCCACCTGTGGTGAGTAATAATAAGGTTACTATTGATGGTAGGGTTTTATCTAATGAGAAAAAGAGTTGGTGGTTTAGTAGAAATACGGAGAATAAGAGACCTACAGCTCAACGTGATATGAATATTGCTCAGTACGATGCTTATTATGTTGTAGAGACAGATGAGAAAGTGATGTATCTTACTTTTGATGAAGGGTATGAGTATGGTTTTACCCCTAAGATTTTAGATGTTTTAAAAGAGAATGATGTTCATGCTGCTTTTTTTGTAACCAAGCCTTATATAGTGAATAATCCTGAGTTAGTGATTCGGATGGTAGACGAAGGCCATTTGGTTGCCAATCATTCAGTGAAGCATAAAAGTATGCCTACATTAAGTGATGAAGAGGTTATATGGGAGATACAAGAGACGGAGAGGTATTTTGAAGAGGTTACGGGACATAAGATGGATCCTTTTTTTAGACCGCCAATGGGTGAGTATAGTGAAAGAGTTTTGTATTTAACCCAAAGAGAAGGGTATAAATCAATTTTTTGGAGCATTGCTTATAGGGATTGGGTAGTTGATGATCAACCAGGTGTAGAGTTTGTTTATAATCATTTTAGGCACAACCATCATCCAGGGGCGATTCCTTTGGTACATGCTGTTTCTGAGTCTAATACAGAGGCTTTGGATAGTGTTTTGAAGGCGATGTTAGAGTTGGGGTATCGATTTGGGAGTTTGTATGAATTAGAATAG
- the sfsA gene encoding DNA/RNA nuclease SfsA, protein MEYIRVVEGVFIKRPNRFIAHVLIDNKEEIVHVKNTGRCLEILKPGVKVFLEPSTNPNRKTKYSLISVYKKDMLINIDSQVPNKVVYDGIVSNHIECLKDVTFLKREVTYNNSRFDIYYEKGKEKGFIEVKGVTLEEDGIAMFPDAPTTRGTKHINELIEGNKEGYINYIFFLIQMDEINRFKPNIERDKAFSEAVKKAKENGITILGYNSGVTRDSIIINKKIYIDI, encoded by the coding sequence ATGGAATATATTAGAGTAGTGGAAGGTGTTTTTATTAAAAGACCTAATCGCTTTATTGCCCATGTGTTGATAGATAATAAGGAAGAGATAGTGCATGTTAAAAATACAGGACGTTGTTTAGAGATATTAAAACCTGGTGTAAAGGTTTTTTTAGAACCATCAACGAATCCTAATAGAAAAACAAAGTATTCTCTAATCAGTGTATATAAGAAGGATATGTTAATTAATATTGATTCTCAGGTGCCCAATAAGGTAGTTTATGATGGGATTGTATCTAATCATATAGAGTGTTTAAAAGATGTTACTTTCTTAAAAAGAGAAGTGACCTATAATAACTCCAGATTTGATATATACTATGAAAAAGGTAAAGAAAAGGGGTTTATAGAGGTAAAAGGTGTAACACTTGAAGAAGATGGTATTGCTATGTTTCCTGATGCACCTACAACAAGAGGGACAAAGCATATCAATGAATTAATTGAAGGAAATAAAGAGGGATATATAAATTATATATTTTTTCTAATACAGATGGATGAAATAAATAGATTTAAGCCAAATATTGAAAGAGATAAAGCTTTTAGTGAGGCAGTAAAGAAAGCAAAGGAAAATGGCATTACTATATTAGGTTACAATAGTGGGGTTACGAGGGATTCAATAATAATTAATAAGAAGATTTATATAGATATATAA